The DNA segment TTAGCGACGGTGACGAGCTCATCGTCAACCGGGCGCTGCGCCCTAAAGACGGTTCTATCGTCGTAGCGGTCCTTGATGGAGAGTTAACCGTTAAACGCCTGCGCATCACAGCAGCCGGTGTCCTCCTGCAAGCAGAGAACCCTGACTATCCGGACATTGTGGTCGCTGAGCTGAGTTCCTTAGAAATTTGGGGCGTCGCTTCCGTAGCTCTTCATCATTTGTTGTAGGTGCTTGTTGTGGAACGGATGCAGGCTATCGCTCATGTAGACGTCAATAGCTTCTATGCCAGTGCTGAACGGGCTTTTGATCCTTCGTTGGAGGGCAAACCGGTGATCGTGTTATCCAATAATGATGGGTGCGCGGTCACTCGTAGCGCTGAGGCCAAGGCGTTAGGGATCGCCATGGGAGAGCCGTGGTTCAAACTCGCTCCCCGGGCGAAAGAATGGGGTTTGATCGCTAAATCAAGTAACTATGAACTCTACGGAGACGTCAGTGCCCGCGTCATGGAGCTGCTGGGCAGGTTTAGCCACGAAATCGAGATCTACAGCATTGATGAAGCATTTTGCACCGTCAAGGGAACCGGCCCCGAGCTGCTACAGCTCGGGCGTGCCATGAAAGATGCCGTTCGCCGCAATTGCGGTGTGCCCGTATGTGTGGGGATCGCGTCCACGAAAACACTGGCGAAGCTATGTAATAAGTGGGCCAAGAACAACCCCGCTTTCAACGGTGTTTGTCATTGGGATTCGGTGCCCCTGGCGCAACGTGAACACCTCATGGCGGGGCTGTCAGTGATTGAAATATGGGGCGTGGCCACCAGACTGACAAAACGACTCGCGGCCCTGGGCATCAGGACCATTCTGGACTTGAGTCGTGCCAATCCTGTCATAATTCGGGACCGCTTTTCAGTGGTCATGATGCGCACTGTCCTAGAGCTACAGGGCAAACCCTGCATCCCCATGGAGGAAGAACGCATAGGACGGGATCAGCTGATTTTCAGCCGTTCATTCTCCACCCCGATTACTACCCATGCCGACATGCGTCAGGTCATGAGCTTGTATGCGCAGCAAGCCAGCGCCCGCCTGGGCAAACACAACCTGCAAGCCAAACTGCTGACGGCTTTTGCTGCCACTTCCTATTACAACCCCGGCGACACGTCCTATCTCTCCGTGTGCGTGCCACTGCCGATGCCCACGGCAGATCCGGTGCTGTTGGCGCGGGCAGCCTACGCGCTCCCGCCCCGGATCGTGGAAGGCGTCAAGTACGTGCGCGCCGGGATCATGGTCACCGACCTGCGCCCCACCGGAAACCAGTCACCCCTGGAACTCTTCGAGAATCCACATGAAGAACTCCACATCGGGCAGCTGCTTGAAGATGTGTCCAAGAAGTACGGGAGGGGGAGTATCGGACTCGGGCCAGCAGGCGTAAAAGGTGGTCCCGATTGGTCCATGAAACGCGAAATGCTCAGCCCCCGCTACACCACGCATTGGGAGGAACTACCTATCGCCAAAGCCTCTTAGATGGTGCGGGGCGGGCAAAGGGTGCATATGAATGCACTTTCCTTGCCCGCCCCATAAGGTGCGTTGCTGTGGTCGTCTCAAGCTGTCGAGGACCACGTAATGCTGGTAGTGCTGTTGTAACTGGTGGTGAGGTGTCCGTCTCCTACTGCGTGACGGCCAGGTACTACGGGTACTGCTCGTACTGCTTTTACTTGTGTTGCTGTGGTCGTCTCAAGCTGTCCGACGATCACGCCTTCCGGGTGCTGCTATGTCCGTCTCCTATAGCTTGACGGTCCGGTACTGCTGTGAGCGTCTTAAGCTTTCCGACGGCCACGCCTTCCGGGTCCTGCTGTGGTCGTCTCAAGCTGTCGACAACCACGTACTGCTGGTGTTACTTGTGTCCGTCTCCTACTGCTTGACGGCCAGGTTTACTGCAACGGTTCTTCCCCCCCCTGGACAAGCAAATACAACTACGTTGGAGCGGGGGAACTTCCGTTCTCTTTTTCTTACGAGAAAAAATATAGTCACTCTTTGAAATCTAGTCAAGTCGTCTTCGGACGGACTGTGTTTGGTCGGCGCGCTACCGCTTCGGGCTGGACATGGAGCGCTTAAATAGTTGCTCGGGATCTTGTGCACGTTTTTGTGTGCTCCTCTAGTTCGCGTTGTTTTTGTGGGGATATATTTGGTGGACAGGGCGCGGGGCCGAGTTGCTGGGTGCTGTCAGGCGGTTAGGGAACCTTGCGCCGGGGTCACCTGGTTGTTGCTGGCAAATGAGGTCCCAAGCTGATTGTCAGAGTGTCCTTGTAGTGTCGAGAACGAAGCGGCCAACCGTCCCCCAATAGGTTGGCCACTTCGCCATTTAACGCCCCGTCATCAATAGCCGGTTATCGGACAAGTTTCCCATG comes from the Arthrobacter sp. TMP15 genome and includes:
- the umuD gene encoding translesion error-prone DNA polymerase V autoproteolytic subunit codes for the protein MAYVSNVCLVDLAVPIVHPLVSSVLVAAGYPSPAQDYFDGRINLNDHLIKDVTSTYIIRVSGHSMEGAGISDGDELIVNRALRPKDGSIVVAVLDGELTVKRLRITAAGVLLQAENPDYPDIVVAELSSLEIWGVASVALHHLL
- a CDS encoding Y-family DNA polymerase, whose protein sequence is MQAIAHVDVNSFYASAERAFDPSLEGKPVIVLSNNDGCAVTRSAEAKALGIAMGEPWFKLAPRAKEWGLIAKSSNYELYGDVSARVMELLGRFSHEIEIYSIDEAFCTVKGTGPELLQLGRAMKDAVRRNCGVPVCVGIASTKTLAKLCNKWAKNNPAFNGVCHWDSVPLAQREHLMAGLSVIEIWGVATRLTKRLAALGIRTILDLSRANPVIIRDRFSVVMMRTVLELQGKPCIPMEEERIGRDQLIFSRSFSTPITTHADMRQVMSLYAQQASARLGKHNLQAKLLTAFAATSYYNPGDTSYLSVCVPLPMPTADPVLLARAAYALPPRIVEGVKYVRAGIMVTDLRPTGNQSPLELFENPHEELHIGQLLEDVSKKYGRGSIGLGPAGVKGGPDWSMKREMLSPRYTTHWEELPIAKAS